One region of Syntrophobacter fumaroxidans MPOB genomic DNA includes:
- a CDS encoding alpha/beta fold hydrolase — protein sequence MQGYGVDNLRTHGTGPFCVAVVHGGPGAAGQAAPVARRLSRGRGVLEPLQTAASLRGQIEELETVLRRHGTLPVILIGFSWGAWLSFMVAALYPPVVKKLVLVSSPPFEAGYARGIQETRLRRLEEGERSELESLIRQLDDPAMENKTAAFARFGALFSKADAYDSDDEDPAAIDYRPDIFESVWRDAAGLRRSGRLLELGKRIRCPVVAIHGDYDAHPAEGVRTPLTDVLEDFRFILLERCGHVPWTERHARDAFYRRLEEILACGI from the coding sequence ATGCAAGGATACGGCGTGGACAATCTCAGAACGCACGGTACGGGTCCGTTTTGCGTGGCCGTCGTCCACGGTGGCCCCGGAGCAGCCGGGCAGGCGGCTCCGGTGGCACGGAGGCTGTCGCGCGGCCGCGGCGTTCTCGAACCGCTCCAGACCGCCGCTTCGCTCCGGGGGCAGATCGAAGAGCTGGAAACGGTCCTGCGACGGCACGGGACACTCCCCGTGATCCTCATCGGCTTCTCGTGGGGGGCGTGGCTCAGTTTCATGGTGGCGGCCCTGTACCCGCCCGTGGTGAAAAAGCTGGTGCTCGTTTCCAGCCCGCCTTTCGAAGCCGGGTATGCCCGCGGAATTCAGGAAACCAGGCTGAGGCGTCTCGAGGAAGGGGAACGATCGGAGCTCGAATCCCTCATCCGGCAATTGGACGATCCCGCCATGGAGAACAAGACTGCCGCCTTCGCGCGTTTCGGGGCCTTGTTTTCCAAGGCCGACGCCTACGATTCGGACGATGAGGATCCCGCTGCAATCGACTACCGGCCCGATATCTTTGAGAGTGTGTGGCGCGATGCCGCGGGCCTGAGACGAAGCGGCCGGCTCCTGGAGCTCGGAAAACGGATTCGCTGCCCGGTTGTGGCGATCCACGGCGACTACGACGCCCACCCGGCGGAAGGGGTCCGCACGCCGCTGACGGACGTCCTCGAGGATTTTCGGTTCATCCTGCTGGAGCGTTGCGGACACGTGCCCTGGACCGAGCGGCATGCAAGGGACGCGTTCTATCGACGGCTCGAGGAAATACTGGCCTGCGGTATTTGA
- a CDS encoding superoxide dismutase encodes MIRVNQDDCTPGLSRRKFLGVASGAACLLAFRSFPGISRAAAAAHELPPLPYAENALEPVLSSATLGFHYGKHHKAYLDNVNKLIAGTEFAQMPIEQVISSTAGKSDKAAIFNNAAQTWNHTFYWKCLSPKGGGDPQPALKQRIETSFGSLDACRKELASAAVTCFGSGWAWLVLDGDKLKVVATSNADNPMTRNMKPLLTIDVWEHAYYLDYQNRRADYVNGVIEKLINWEFVAANLGRS; translated from the coding sequence ATGATACGCGTCAACCAGGACGATTGCACCCCGGGGTTGTCCCGCCGCAAGTTCCTAGGAGTGGCTTCGGGCGCAGCCTGCCTGCTTGCCTTCCGAAGCTTCCCCGGCATTTCGAGGGCCGCTGCAGCCGCCCATGAGCTGCCGCCGCTGCCGTACGCCGAAAATGCGCTGGAGCCCGTGCTTTCCTCGGCGACGCTCGGTTTCCACTATGGAAAACACCACAAGGCCTACCTGGACAACGTGAACAAGCTCATTGCCGGCACGGAATTCGCGCAGATGCCCATCGAGCAGGTCATCTCCTCCACGGCCGGGAAATCCGACAAGGCCGCCATTTTCAACAATGCGGCGCAAACCTGGAACCATACATTCTATTGGAAGTGCCTGAGCCCGAAGGGTGGCGGCGATCCGCAACCCGCTCTGAAGCAAAGGATCGAAACGTCCTTCGGCAGTCTCGACGCGTGCCGGAAGGAACTGGCCAGTGCGGCCGTCACCTGTTTTGGAAGCGGCTGGGCCTGGCTGGTCCTGGACGGGGACAAGCTGAAGGTCGTCGCCACGAGCAACGCCGACAATCCCATGACCCGGAACATGAAGCCTCTTCTGACCATCGACGTCTGGGAACATGCCTACTACCTCGATTACCAGAACCGACGGGCCGACTACGTCAACGGCGTGATCGAAAAACTGATCAACTGGGAATTTGTCGCGGCGAATCTCGGGCGCAGCTGA